A genomic window from Leptolyngbya sp. BL0902 includes:
- the recN gene encoding DNA repair protein RecN — MLTALRIENFALIDALEIPLQAGLTVLTGETGAGKSIILDAIDAVLGGKVNARLVRSGSDKAVLEARFALSVGLKDWFTQQELPIPEQAVTCRREITLGKASVRSRSFLNDQAVTKAQLESLRQRLVEITAQGQTVQIGSSDRQREWLDGFGGEAIAQQRQRVIQSHEAAIQAKRRLEARRKADQDRQDRLELLQLHQQELTQAALDDPAELEHLHQEQQRLTHSVDLQQNSYQTYQILYDSDAGAGACADLLGKAEGILIDMERYDPAITQILTLVSEALTQVEEAGRAINAYGASLEADPQRLEEVEERIRTLKGLCRRFHRTLPELIAYRDEVNQALGELSGEGQSIEALEADYQKRQETLIKACAKLTDLRQKTAQALEAQLIAELKPLAMERVQFRVDLQPAAPGPTGADAIQFLFSPNPGEPLQPLAETASGGEMSRFLLALKACFSQVDAVDTLIFDEIDVGVSGRVAQAIAEKLLQLGQRHQVLCVTHQPMVAALADDHWHVNKQVIGEEATAPDPKTAKSRKSRQPKGKTKESAATKDHVQDALNDPNPQNLDTKTKADSKAIDPASASDETAIRTVVRIAPLSLDQRREELAQLAGGATHQDALSFAEALLSQASQIRAKVSRNPIQDKV, encoded by the coding sequence ATGCTGACCGCCCTTCGTATTGAAAACTTTGCCCTCATCGACGCCCTGGAAATTCCGCTCCAGGCGGGGCTAACGGTGCTGACGGGGGAAACTGGGGCGGGCAAGTCAATTATTTTGGACGCCATCGACGCAGTGCTGGGGGGCAAGGTGAATGCCCGATTAGTGCGCTCCGGCAGTGATAAAGCTGTCCTAGAAGCCCGCTTTGCCCTGTCGGTGGGGTTAAAGGATTGGTTTACGCAGCAGGAGTTACCGATTCCTGAACAGGCCGTCACCTGTCGGCGGGAAATTACCCTGGGCAAGGCGTCCGTCCGCAGTCGTTCGTTTTTGAATGACCAAGCGGTGACAAAGGCCCAGTTGGAATCCCTGCGGCAGCGCTTGGTGGAAATTACGGCCCAGGGCCAGACGGTACAGATTGGGTCGAGCGACCGTCAGCGGGAATGGCTGGATGGTTTTGGCGGAGAAGCCATCGCCCAACAGCGTCAGCGGGTGATTCAGTCCCACGAAGCCGCAATCCAGGCCAAACGTCGCCTAGAGGCCCGTCGCAAGGCGGATCAAGATCGGCAAGATCGTCTGGAACTGCTGCAACTGCATCAGCAAGAACTCACCCAGGCCGCCCTGGACGACCCCGCCGAACTGGAGCACCTCCACCAAGAGCAGCAGCGCCTCACCCACAGCGTTGACCTGCAACAGAACAGCTACCAGACCTACCAAATCCTCTACGACAGCGACGCCGGGGCCGGAGCCTGTGCCGACCTGCTGGGCAAGGCCGAGGGCATTCTCATCGATATGGAGCGCTACGATCCGGCCATTACCCAAATCCTGACCCTAGTCAGCGAAGCCCTCACCCAGGTGGAGGAGGCCGGACGCGCCATCAACGCCTACGGAGCCAGCCTAGAGGCCGATCCCCAGCGGTTGGAGGAGGTGGAGGAGCGCATTCGCACCCTGAAGGGGCTGTGTCGCCGCTTTCACCGCACTCTGCCGGAGCTGATCGCCTACCGAGATGAGGTGAATCAAGCGCTGGGGGAACTGTCTGGCGAAGGACAATCTATCGAGGCATTGGAGGCGGACTATCAAAAACGTCAGGAAACCCTGATAAAAGCCTGCGCCAAGCTGACCGACCTCCGCCAGAAAACCGCTCAAGCCTTGGAAGCCCAACTGATCGCCGAACTGAAGCCCCTGGCCATGGAGCGGGTGCAGTTTCGGGTGGATCTCCAGCCCGCCGCCCCTGGCCCCACCGGAGCCGATGCCATTCAGTTTTTGTTTAGCCCCAATCCGGGCGAACCGCTGCAACCCCTGGCAGAAACCGCCTCTGGGGGGGAGATGAGCCGTTTTCTGCTGGCCCTAAAAGCCTGCTTTTCTCAGGTGGATGCGGTGGATACGCTGATTTTTGACGAAATTGATGTGGGGGTTTCCGGTCGGGTGGCCCAGGCCATTGCCGAAAAACTGCTGCAACTGGGCCAGCGTCATCAAGTGCTGTGCGTAACCCACCAACCCATGGTCGCCGCCCTGGCCGATGATCACTGGCACGTCAACAAACAGGTGATTGGCGAAGAGGCCACCGCCCCAGATCCCAAAACCGCCAAGTCCCGAAAATCTCGTCAACCCAAGGGCAAAACCAAGGAGAGTGCGGCAACGAAGGATCATGTTCAGGACGCCCTCAACGATCCGAATCCACAGAATCTTGACACCAAAACGAAGGCTGACTCCAAGGCTATCGATCCAGCAAGCGCCAGCGACGAAACCGCGATTCGTACCGTGGTGAGAATTGCGCCCCTCAGCCTCGACCAACGGCGGGAAGAACTGGCCCAACTGGCGGGCGGTGCCACCCATCAAGACGCCCTTTCCTTTGCTGAGGCGCTGCTCTCCCAGGCGTCGCAAATTCGCGCCAAAGTCTCCAGAAACCCGATTCAAGACAAGGTGTGA
- a CDS encoding RNA recognition motif domain-containing protein produces MTIYIGNLSFQASEDDIKDVFAEYGEVTRISLPIDRETGRKRGFAFVDMADEANEDKAISELDGAEWLGRELRVNKARPRTDDGGSGGDRPNRSNRFSHNPL; encoded by the coding sequence GTGACTATTTACATTGGGAACTTGTCCTTTCAGGCTTCTGAGGACGATATCAAGGACGTATTTGCCGAATACGGCGAAGTCACCCGCATCAGCCTGCCCATCGACCGGGAAACCGGACGCAAGCGCGGCTTTGCCTTTGTAGACATGGCCGACGAAGCAAATGAAGACAAGGCTATCTCTGAACTTGACGGGGCAGAGTGGCTGGGTCGGGAACTGCGGGTGAACAAAGCTCGCCCCCGCACCGATGACGGTGGCAGCGGTGGTGATCGGCCTAACCGCAGCAACCGATTCTCCCACAATCCGCTCTAG
- a CDS encoding CARDB domain-containing protein encodes MTTTPSGPTFPGSDVNADGFVDIFWRNTTGGQISLWTMENQTQIAERQLPTTVASPWNLVGAADFTGDGVTDLLWHNSRTGDLTTWELNTLGNRVRGIAIQTASLNWRPVGVGDFNGDGKTDILWNNTTNQELRVWFMNNTVRQSGALITTRPAEWQVGAVADFNRDGRDDLVWMNQSTGRVEIWAMNGTNQVGSPQAVATASGWRLSGTGDFNNDGNNDLLLWHAPTGRTSLWTMNGTRRVTGSILANRGTAWLPMAQARGGLPDLTVENLTGLPASLTVGESATIRFSVTNQGTRTAVPSTFRYYLSNDTTVSSNDQLLGSISVGALRAGQSATFTRTFAYNADVVNRLGDSGTKNLLLVADAAGAVTESREDNNLLSQSFEVVSNAPTDVDLVLQNPVLPETWVAGLPVSLTLTVANQGSEEAGASLLRVFLSDTPTFNPNGRIVVESRIASLPGQESFTDTFTFTYLESFGDGQKYLFVVVDSANEVSETGDGETNNITQFDINVAPAINVDFTITSVTPPVGSPFPNITVGQPITVTVLVKNQGTTVAAPTTLTVYTSDFGVNGNQFDIATARPVTSAPVGRLDTGEETSIRLTFTYTSDFGEGTQNLFFVLDVEDAIEEANENNNVWREEIEVEQPQDIDLAVLNPSLSRTTVLPGDTINLSAQVQNLGGTSSGTSTWLRAYISTDTVLDDNDIEIGGAFILPLGGNSATAVLNFGSYTHTGPAGTYYVLFVADADNNVFETNEDNVSFLQFTALDVQPGIDLLVASATSSLSTVTVDEQLTVRATVQNQGEDASGISRLGFYISDDAVFNPATDQFLGSREIGNLTSFETSGLQEFTFTYLDAYGLGNKFILVVADDNRLVTESNENNNVQAISLSVLPNLNRPDLIVSGTEFGMTSSVDGITVRYFVQNQGPRPTTSGSVTTAFYLSNTPITSLSGLSSAVFLGTSTVEGDVLENGGVISALLTLEPGQSPNPVWSPGQKFLVVVADSSNGVIERDETNNVSSFAITLT; translated from the coding sequence ATGACCACGACACCCTCTGGCCCCACCTTCCCCGGCAGCGACGTTAATGCAGATGGCTTTGTTGATATTTTCTGGCGGAACACTACAGGGGGCCAAATCTCGCTGTGGACCATGGAGAATCAGACTCAGATCGCTGAGCGACAGTTGCCAACGACGGTGGCCTCCCCTTGGAATCTGGTAGGAGCTGCTGACTTTACAGGTGACGGCGTCACCGACTTGTTGTGGCACAACTCAAGGACAGGTGATCTGACAACCTGGGAATTGAATACCCTAGGGAATCGCGTTCGCGGGATTGCCATCCAAACGGCGTCGCTCAACTGGCGACCCGTAGGGGTAGGTGACTTTAATGGCGACGGAAAAACCGATATTCTCTGGAACAACACGACCAATCAAGAGTTGCGTGTGTGGTTCATGAACAACACCGTTCGCCAGAGTGGTGCCTTGATCACAACTCGCCCAGCCGAGTGGCAAGTTGGCGCAGTGGCTGACTTTAACCGTGACGGCAGAGATGATTTGGTCTGGATGAACCAATCCACTGGGAGGGTTGAGATTTGGGCCATGAATGGCACAAATCAGGTGGGATCGCCCCAGGCTGTGGCTACGGCCTCTGGTTGGCGACTCAGCGGCACAGGTGACTTTAATAATGACGGCAACAATGACCTCCTCCTCTGGCACGCACCGACCGGGCGGACGTCGCTGTGGACGATGAATGGAACTCGCCGCGTGACGGGAAGCATTTTGGCCAATCGCGGTACGGCTTGGCTGCCTATGGCCCAGGCGCGGGGTGGATTGCCCGATCTCACCGTGGAAAACCTGACCGGACTGCCAGCTAGCCTGACTGTTGGAGAGTCAGCAACCATCCGCTTCAGCGTGACGAACCAGGGCACCAGAACCGCTGTCCCCAGCACCTTTAGGTACTACCTCTCCAACGACACCACGGTCAGCAGTAATGATCAACTGCTCGGCAGCATTAGTGTTGGAGCCCTACGGGCAGGGCAATCGGCCACCTTTACCCGCACCTTCGCCTACAACGCGGATGTTGTTAACAGGCTGGGCGACAGCGGCACGAAAAATCTTCTCTTGGTAGCGGACGCAGCTGGCGCAGTGACAGAAAGTCGGGAAGACAACAACCTCCTGAGCCAATCCTTTGAGGTGGTCTCCAACGCGCCGACGGACGTTGACTTGGTGCTGCAAAATCCGGTCTTGCCGGAGACCTGGGTGGCGGGCCTGCCCGTAAGCCTAACCCTAACGGTGGCGAATCAAGGGAGCGAAGAGGCGGGGGCCAGCCTCCTGCGGGTCTTCCTGTCGGATACTCCCACCTTCAACCCCAACGGCAGGATCGTGGTGGAGAGTCGGATTGCATCGCTGCCCGGTCAAGAAAGCTTTACCGACACCTTTACCTTTACCTACCTAGAGTCCTTCGGGGATGGCCAGAAGTATCTGTTCGTTGTGGTGGATAGTGCCAATGAGGTGAGTGAGACGGGCGACGGCGAAACCAACAATATCACCCAGTTTGATATTAATGTGGCTCCGGCCATCAACGTAGACTTCACCATTACGAGCGTGACACCTCCCGTCGGTAGCCCCTTCCCCAATATTACGGTGGGCCAACCGATCACGGTGACGGTGCTCGTGAAGAACCAGGGCACTACGGTGGCGGCCCCCACCACCCTGACGGTCTACACGTCAGACTTTGGGGTGAATGGCAACCAGTTTGATATTGCAACGGCTCGGCCTGTCACCTCTGCGCCCGTTGGCCGCCTCGATACCGGGGAAGAGACCAGCATTCGTCTAACCTTCACCTACACGTCAGACTTTGGGGAAGGCACCCAGAATCTCTTCTTTGTCTTGGATGTGGAAGACGCGATTGAAGAGGCCAACGAGAACAACAACGTTTGGAGGGAAGAGATTGAGGTGGAACAGCCTCAGGACATTGACCTCGCGGTGCTGAATCCCAGCCTGTCTCGCACCACCGTGCTGCCAGGGGATACCATTAATCTATCGGCTCAGGTTCAAAACCTGGGAGGGACATCTTCGGGAACCAGCACCTGGTTGCGGGCCTACATCTCAACCGATACGGTTCTAGACGATAACGATATCGAAATTGGTGGGGCCTTCATTCTGCCCCTGGGCGGCAACAGCGCCACAGCAGTCCTCAACTTTGGCTCCTACACCCACACTGGGCCGGCGGGAACCTACTATGTCCTCTTTGTCGCCGATGCTGACAACAACGTCTTTGAAACCAATGAGGACAACGTCAGCTTCCTTCAGTTCACGGCTCTGGATGTGCAACCGGGGATTGACCTGCTGGTTGCTAGCGCCACATCCTCCCTCAGCACCGTCACGGTGGATGAACAACTAACCGTACGCGCCACCGTTCAAAACCAAGGGGAAGATGCCTCTGGGATTAGCCGCCTGGGCTTCTATATCTCAGACGACGCAGTCTTTAACCCAGCGACGGATCAATTCCTTGGCAGCCGAGAGATTGGCAATCTGACCTCCTTTGAAACCAGCGGCCTCCAAGAATTTACCTTTACCTATTTGGATGCCTACGGCCTGGGCAACAAGTTCATTCTGGTGGTGGCGGACGATAACCGTTTGGTGACAGAGTCTAACGAAAACAACAATGTCCAGGCTATTTCACTCTCGGTCTTGCCTAACTTGAACCGCCCTGACCTGATAGTTTCGGGTACCGAATTTGGGATGACCTCCTCGGTGGATGGAATTACGGTGCGATACTTCGTCCAAAACCAAGGCCCCAGACCTACCACCAGCGGATCGGTAACGACGGCATTCTATCTGTCTAATACTCCGATTACCAGCTTGAGTGGCCTGAGTAGTGCGGTGTTCCTGGGAACAAGTACGGTTGAGGGCGACGTTCTAGAAAATGGTGGTGTAATCAGCGCACTTTTGACCCTGGAACCAGGACAAAGTCCTAATCCTGTCTGGAGCCCAGGGCAGAAATTCCTGGTTGTCGTGGCTGACTCTAGCAACGGAGTCATAGAACGCGATGAGACCAATAACGTCAGTTCCTTTGCCATTACCTTGACCTAA
- a CDS encoding MFS transporter has product MASDLSNPTDLPSPPRPFSLAGKLAFGAGDIGPGMTANLLAFSFLIFLTTTAGLSPVAAGSVLAIGRVWDAINDPLIGYLSDNTRSRWGRRYPWIALGALPFGLTFFLTWIVPGFQSEAARFWYYVIMSLLFQVFYTVVNLPYTTLTAELTKDYDERTELTAFRLGSSLTGAISALALGLVISNLIQDSRQQYLVLAAVCSVLSVLPLLWCVIGTYPYAADRGALQPAADPNAAENLPFLQQIKIVLSNRAFLYVVGIYLFAWLALQMTASVIPFYTTFWMGMESYFLAALLVQGTAIAMMVAINWLSRRYGKQEAFYAGIGTWIIAQIAIFLVQPGQVAALYLLCVVISFGVAAAYVVPWAMLPDVIELDELQTGQRREGVFYAFMTLLQKVGLAGGLLLVGYALELSGFVSPDVTQVAGDVIQPDSALLAIRVFIGPVPMVLLVLALVLAYFYPITRQKHEEILLQLAERHRSQIEPSSDE; this is encoded by the coding sequence ATGGCTTCTGACCTTTCTAACCCAACGGATTTACCCTCACCGCCTCGGCCCTTTTCCCTGGCGGGGAAGCTGGCCTTTGGGGCTGGGGATATTGGCCCTGGGATGACCGCAAATTTATTGGCCTTCTCATTTCTAATTTTTCTGACTACCACGGCGGGGCTTAGCCCGGTGGCGGCGGGGTCGGTGTTGGCCATTGGCCGCGTGTGGGATGCCATCAATGATCCGCTGATCGGCTACCTCAGTGACAACACCCGCAGCCGTTGGGGACGCCGCTATCCCTGGATTGCCCTGGGGGCTTTGCCCTTTGGCCTCACGTTTTTCCTGACGTGGATTGTCCCCGGTTTCCAGAGCGAGGCCGCACGATTTTGGTACTACGTGATTATGTCCCTACTGTTCCAGGTGTTCTATACCGTGGTGAATCTGCCCTACACCACCCTCACCGCTGAACTCACCAAGGACTACGATGAACGCACGGAACTCACCGCCTTTCGATTGGGATCCTCCCTCACCGGGGCGATTTCGGCCCTAGCCTTGGGGTTGGTGATCTCCAATCTAATTCAGGATTCTCGCCAGCAGTACCTCGTTTTGGCGGCGGTGTGCAGCGTGTTGTCGGTGCTGCCGCTGCTGTGGTGTGTGATCGGCACCTATCCCTACGCCGCAGATCGGGGTGCCTTGCAGCCCGCCGCCGACCCCAACGCCGCCGAAAACCTGCCCTTCCTTCAGCAGATCAAAATCGTCCTCAGCAACCGAGCTTTTTTGTACGTGGTGGGGATCTATCTGTTCGCGTGGCTGGCCCTGCAAATGACTGCCAGCGTTATCCCCTTTTACACCACGTTTTGGATGGGTATGGAGTCCTACTTTTTGGCGGCGCTGCTGGTGCAAGGAACGGCCATCGCCATGATGGTAGCGATCAACTGGCTCAGCCGTCGCTACGGCAAACAGGAGGCGTTCTATGCGGGCATCGGTACGTGGATCATTGCTCAGATTGCGATTTTCTTGGTACAGCCCGGTCAGGTGGCGGCCCTTTACCTGCTCTGCGTGGTGATTAGCTTTGGCGTCGCAGCGGCCTACGTGGTGCCCTGGGCCATGCTGCCCGATGTGATTGAACTGGACGAACTGCAAACTGGGCAACGGCGCGAGGGGGTGTTCTACGCCTTTATGACTCTGCTGCAAAAGGTGGGTCTTGCCGGGGGCTTGCTGCTAGTGGGCTATGCCCTAGAGCTATCGGGCTTTGTTTCCCCGGATGTGACTCAGGTGGCCGGAGACGTGATCCAACCCGATTCGGCCCTGCTCGCCATTCGGGTATTCATCGGCCCCGTGCCCATGGTGCTGCTGGTGCTGGCTTTGGTGCTGGCCTATTTCTACCCGATCACCCGCCAAAAGCACGAAGAAATCCTGCTGCAACTGGCCGAACGCCACCGCTCCCAAATCGAGCCATCGAGCGACGAATAA
- a CDS encoding phosphoribosyltransferase, whose translation MADFYVSWDDYHRDIEKLAIQIYESGWDFNQIVCLAKGGLRVGDTLCRLFDVPLAILSTASYGGSDGRTRGHITFSRDLSMTTAGLGNRVLVVDDLVDSGHSLDRSLAWLNAKYGFCIEEMRTAVLWYKAVSFVKPDYYVEYLADNPWIHQPFERYEMMTPEDLVASYANPAEPT comes from the coding sequence ATGGCAGACTTTTACGTAAGTTGGGACGATTATCACCGCGACATTGAAAAACTAGCGATTCAGATCTACGAATCTGGCTGGGACTTTAATCAGATCGTCTGCTTGGCCAAGGGCGGGCTGCGGGTGGGCGATACCCTTTGCCGCCTGTTTGATGTCCCCCTGGCGATTCTCTCCACCGCCTCCTATGGCGGCAGCGATGGCCGCACCCGAGGCCACATCACATTCTCCCGCGACCTCAGCATGACCACCGCTGGCCTGGGCAACCGAGTGCTCGTGGTGGATGATCTGGTGGATTCGGGCCATAGCCTAGATCGCTCCCTGGCTTGGCTAAATGCGAAGTACGGCTTTTGCATCGAAGAAATGCGCACGGCGGTGCTGTGGTACAAAGCGGTCTCCTTCGTCAAGCCCGACTACTACGTGGAGTATTTGGCCGACAATCCCTGGATTCATCAGCCCTTTGAACGCTACGAAATGATGACTCCAGAAGACCTAGTCGCCAGCTACGCCAACCCCGCCGAGCCCACCTAG
- a CDS encoding YcjF family protein, whose translation MKRWRWLAAGGVLLGLLLAALVLLDSLSRIYVTLGAVSPVLAQVALWVFVLVVIALVGLGIYSLWPFLRPRRRRVAPPQPRSATEAASLNLEAVQRQVEQLQDQVARQAILEQTQALQDSLYQGDLTLAVFGVGSTGKTSLINALVGETVGKVGATLGTTQTEQTYDWQLPQVPRPLRLIDTPGLSEAGVAGTEREQAARATAARADLILFVVDDDLRQSEYAILQGLLSLGKRTLVVLNKADRYPRQDLEALLDRLRSRLVPPLSEDDVVAIAAQPQPLPQVGGGVVQMRPNFFPLMARLADVLRQEGDSLIADNLLLQSQQLSDQARRLLEQQRQAQADAIIDRYQWLGAGAIALTPLPGFDFLATAAINAQMVVDLSRVYGCEVSLEEGKALALSLAKTLTGLGLVKGTVDLLSLGLQLNLATAVAGRALKGASGAYLTRIAGKSFVEYFRQNQTWGDGGMGAVIEEQFRLNQRDALLKAFVQEATSRLVPLIQQMPMGRGGE comes from the coding sequence ATGAAACGATGGCGATGGTTGGCGGCGGGGGGCGTGCTGCTGGGGCTGCTGCTGGCGGCGCTGGTGTTGCTCGATTCCCTCTCCCGCATTTATGTGACCCTAGGGGCGGTATCACCTGTGTTGGCCCAGGTTGCCCTTTGGGTCTTTGTTTTGGTGGTGATTGCCTTGGTAGGGCTGGGGATCTACTCCCTTTGGCCCTTTTTGCGTCCCCGGCGGCGGCGGGTGGCCCCTCCCCAACCCCGCAGCGCCACCGAAGCTGCCAGCCTTAACCTAGAGGCGGTGCAGCGACAGGTTGAGCAGCTTCAGGATCAGGTGGCACGGCAAGCAATTTTAGAGCAAACCCAAGCCCTCCAGGACTCCCTCTACCAGGGCGACTTGACCCTAGCGGTGTTTGGGGTGGGTTCAACGGGCAAAACGTCGCTGATCAATGCCTTGGTGGGCGAAACCGTCGGCAAAGTTGGCGCAACCCTCGGCACCACCCAAACGGAACAAACCTACGACTGGCAACTGCCCCAGGTGCCCCGTCCTCTGCGGTTGATTGATACCCCCGGTCTTTCGGAAGCCGGAGTGGCCGGAACCGAGCGGGAACAGGCCGCCCGTGCCACCGCCGCCCGTGCGGATTTGATCCTCTTCGTCGTCGATGACGACCTGCGCCAAAGCGAATACGCCATCCTGCAAGGCTTGCTGAGCCTGGGCAAACGGACTTTAGTTGTTCTCAACAAGGCGGATCGCTACCCTCGCCAGGATTTAGAGGCGTTGCTAGACCGATTGCGCTCTCGCCTAGTGCCGCCCCTCAGCGAAGACGACGTGGTGGCCATTGCCGCCCAGCCCCAACCCTTGCCCCAGGTGGGCGGTGGAGTCGTGCAAATGCGGCCCAACTTTTTCCCCTTAATGGCCCGTTTAGCGGACGTGCTACGCCAGGAGGGGGATAGTCTCATTGCCGATAATCTGCTGCTGCAAAGCCAACAACTGAGCGACCAAGCCCGTCGCCTGCTGGAACAACAGCGCCAAGCCCAGGCCGACGCCATCATCGACCGCTACCAATGGCTTGGGGCCGGAGCCATTGCCCTGACGCCCCTGCCGGGATTCGACTTTTTGGCCACCGCCGCCATCAACGCCCAAATGGTGGTAGATCTCAGCCGCGTCTATGGCTGTGAGGTGAGCCTAGAGGAAGGCAAAGCCCTGGCTCTTTCTCTAGCTAAGACGCTGACCGGATTGGGCTTGGTGAAAGGCACAGTGGACTTGCTGTCGTTGGGGTTGCAACTGAACTTGGCCACCGCTGTCGCCGGACGGGCTTTGAAGGGAGCCAGCGGCGCATACCTCACCCGCATTGCCGGAAAAAGTTTTGTGGAATACTTTCGCCAAAACCAAACCTGGGGCGATGGCGGCATGGGGGCGGTGATCGAAGAGCAGTTTCGGCTGAATCAGCGGGATGCGTTGCTGAAAGCCTTTGTGCAGGAAGCGACCAGCCGACTGGTGCCGCTGATTCAGCAGATGCCGATGGGGAGAGGGGGGGAGTAG
- a CDS encoding ABC1 kinase family protein has product MTSNVAAETVAAETSSIGKIRGREDAVATITVDSEPVVEVLSLAQRSQNASYANAGRPNRQDPFEGVGYDPDTIAAYYRKRPFQVISRFVAIFLPLITFFAQLWLDRRGGRSEERQQQRATQLREMLTRLGPAYIKIGQALSTRPDLVPPLFLEELTRLQDQLPPFSNDLALHFIEVELGAPANEIYAELSPDPVAAASLGQVYKGRLKTGEAVAVKVQRPGLAGRITLDLFILRRLAQFVTRRVSRVRSDLVAIMDEFGERIFEEMDYTHEGENAQRFGQLYGHLPDIYVPHIYPQYTGRRVLTMEWIDGIKLTRIDELDRLGISATHMIDVGVQCSLRQLLEHGFFHADPHPGNLLAMADGKLAYLDFGMMSEVKPQQRYGLIEAVVHMVNRDFEGLAGDYVKLEFLTPDTDLTPIIPALSEVFSNALGASVAELNFKSITDEFSALMYEYPFRVPAYYALIIRSLVTLEGIAINVDPEFKVLSKAYPYVAKRLLTDPSPELRSSLQDLLFKDGSFRWNRLENLLRNARGNDDYDLDQVLDQTLEFLFSDRGSFLRDRIVSELVNSLDLLGQNTLQTVTNSVQRRLGLKPKETPVAVAPNPNSDLSHLLRILEIVKDTQGFDAAKVATRIPAVLFKPETQTMGQQVVSGLAQRALARFIRTVLMEETTPEYGLAPQSLSVR; this is encoded by the coding sequence ATGACTTCTAACGTGGCAGCAGAGACCGTGGCAGCAGAAACCTCTTCCATCGGGAAGATTCGTGGCCGTGAAGATGCGGTAGCCACCATTACCGTAGACAGCGAACCCGTGGTTGAGGTGCTGTCCTTGGCCCAGCGATCCCAGAATGCCAGCTATGCCAACGCCGGACGGCCCAACCGCCAGGATCCCTTCGAGGGGGTGGGCTACGACCCCGATACCATCGCCGCCTACTACCGCAAGCGTCCGTTTCAGGTGATCTCGCGGTTTGTGGCGATTTTCTTGCCGTTAATCACTTTTTTTGCTCAGCTTTGGCTAGATCGGCGTGGCGGACGCAGTGAAGAACGCCAACAGCAGCGGGCCACTCAACTGCGGGAAATGTTGACCCGCCTTGGCCCCGCCTACATCAAAATTGGCCAAGCCCTTTCGACCCGGCCCGACCTAGTGCCGCCCCTGTTTTTAGAGGAACTCACCCGCCTGCAAGACCAACTGCCGCCCTTCTCCAACGACCTCGCCCTCCATTTTATTGAGGTGGAACTGGGTGCCCCCGCCAACGAAATCTATGCCGAACTGTCGCCCGATCCCGTCGCCGCCGCTTCCTTGGGACAGGTGTATAAAGGTCGCCTGAAAACCGGGGAAGCCGTGGCTGTGAAGGTTCAGCGCCCTGGTTTGGCGGGCCGGATCACGCTGGATCTCTTCATCCTGCGCCGATTGGCCCAGTTTGTCACCCGTCGGGTATCCCGCGTGCGGAGTGACCTGGTCGCCATCATGGACGAATTTGGCGAGCGCATCTTCGAGGAAATGGACTACACCCACGAAGGGGAAAACGCCCAGCGCTTCGGCCAACTCTACGGCCATCTGCCCGACATCTACGTGCCCCACATCTACCCCCAATACACCGGGCGGCGGGTGCTGACGATGGAGTGGATCGACGGCATCAAGCTCACCCGCATCGACGAGTTGGATCGCCTCGGCATCAGCGCCACCCACATGATCGACGTGGGGGTTCAGTGCTCCCTACGGCAGTTGCTAGAGCACGGTTTTTTCCACGCCGATCCCCACCCCGGCAACCTGCTGGCCATGGCCGATGGCAAACTCGCCTACCTCGACTTCGGCATGATGAGCGAAGTTAAACCCCAGCAGCGCTATGGCCTGATCGAAGCGGTGGTGCACATGGTGAACCGCGACTTTGAGGGGCTGGCGGGAGACTACGTAAAACTGGAATTCCTCACCCCCGACACCGACCTCACGCCGATCATCCCCGCCCTGTCGGAGGTGTTTAGTAACGCCCTGGGGGCCAGCGTGGCGGAGCTGAACTTTAAGAGCATCACCGACGAATTTTCTGCCCTGATGTACGAATATCCCTTCCGGGTTCCTGCCTACTACGCCCTAATCATCCGCTCCCTGGTGACGCTGGAGGGCATCGCCATCAACGTGGATCCTGAATTCAAAGTGCTCAGCAAAGCCTATCCCTACGTGGCCAAGCGCCTGCTGACGGATCCCTCCCCCGAACTGCGGTCATCCTTGCAAGATCTTTTATTTAAAGACGGCAGCTTCCGCTGGAACCGCCTCGAAAACCTGCTCCGCAACGCCCGGGGCAACGACGACTACGATCTCGATCAAGTCCTCGACCAAACCCTAGAATTCCTGTTTTCCGACCGGGGTTCCTTCCTGCGGGATCGCATCGTATCGGAACTGGTGAACAGCCTGGATCTGCTGGGTCAAAACACCCTGCAAACCGTCACCAATTCGGTACAGCGCCGCCTCGGCCTCAAACCCAAGGAGACCCCGGTTGCGGTCGCGCCCAATCCCAACAGTGACCTCAGCCACCTGCTGCGGATTCTGGAGATCGTGAAAGATACCCAGGGGTTTGATGCCGCTAAGGTCGCTACCCGCATTCCCGCCGTTTTGTTCAAGCCCGAAACCCAAACAATGGGCCAACAGGTCGTCTCTGGCCTTGCCCAGCGTGCCCTAGCCCGATTCATCCGCACCGTACTGATGGAGGAGACCACTCCAGAGTATGGCCTTGCGCCCCAGTCCCTCAGCGTCCGGTAG